Proteins found in one Bacillus sp. BGMRC 2118 genomic segment:
- a CDS encoding NAD kinase, producing the protein MTLDRRNIYLFYKREADLLPHVEQLKEIALSQGFNIVKNHTDATIIVSIGDDGTFLQAVRKTGFRDDCLFVGLTTHSTLSLYCDFRIEEKEQMITAMKEQQVEVRRYPIIEVSVDKSTFFYCLNELSVRSSVIKTFVMDVYIDDLHFETFRGDGLIVATPTGSTGYNKSVNGSVVDPMLPCLQVSELASVNNNKYRTLGSPFILSEARTLTLKVIQDGNDYPIIGLDNEALSIQHVEELVIKLSEKRIKTVKLKDNSFWEKVKRTFL; encoded by the coding sequence ATGACTTTAGATCGTCGTAATATTTATTTATTTTATAAAAGAGAAGCTGATTTGCTGCCGCATGTCGAACAGCTAAAGGAAATCGCATTGTCTCAAGGCTTCAACATTGTTAAAAATCATACAGATGCTACCATTATTGTGAGTATTGGTGATGATGGAACATTCTTGCAGGCAGTAAGAAAAACGGGCTTTCGTGATGACTGCTTGTTTGTTGGTTTGACAACACATTCAACGTTAAGCTTATATTGTGACTTCCGTATTGAGGAAAAAGAACAGATGATTACAGCTATGAAGGAACAACAAGTAGAAGTTAGGAGATATCCCATTATTGAAGTTTCTGTTGATAAATCTACATTCTTTTATTGTTTAAATGAACTTTCAGTCCGTTCAAGTGTGATCAAAACATTTGTAATGGATGTTTATATAGATGATCTTCATTTCGAGACATTTAGAGGAGACGGTTTGATTGTAGCGACACCTACAGGAAGTACTGGCTACAATAAATCTGTAAATGGTTCTGTTGTAGATCCAATGCTTCCTTGTTTACAAGTTAGTGAACTCGCTTCTGTTAACAATAATAAATATCGCACACTTGGTTCACCATTTATTTTAAGTGAAGCTAGAACCTTAACACTAAAAGTGATTCAGGATGGCAATGACTATCCTATTATCGGTTTAGATAATGAAGCATTAAGTATTCAACATGTAGAAGAACTTGTTATAAAGCTATCCGAGAAGAGAATAAAAACAGTTAAACTAAAAGATAATTCATTCTGGGAGAAAGTGAAACGCACATTTTTATAA
- a CDS encoding N-acetyltransferase, whose protein sequence is MKIRTEQIDDHKSVFELNYKAFGNRDDESNLIERIRKSFNFIPELSIVAELDGKIVGHLLISKALLKNEVEEIEVLVLAPIAVNPEMQKSGIGSALIKEGLKRSRELHYGLVFLIGHPSYYPRFGFKPGRRHQFELKQFNMPDDVFMVKELREGEELKVGGELLYPEAFFK, encoded by the coding sequence ATGAAGATAAGAACAGAACAAATAGATGATCATAAATCAGTATTTGAATTGAACTACAAAGCATTCGGTAACAGAGATGATGAGTCAAATTTAATTGAAAGAATCCGTAAATCATTTAACTTTATACCTGAATTATCGATTGTGGCAGAATTAGATGGAAAAATTGTCGGACATCTATTAATTAGTAAGGCATTGTTAAAGAATGAAGTTGAAGAAATTGAGGTATTGGTCTTAGCTCCGATTGCAGTGAATCCTGAAATGCAAAAGTCAGGTATCGGTTCTGCTTTAATTAAGGAAGGCTTGAAAAGAAGTAGGGAATTACACTATGGTTTAGTCTTTTTAATTGGTCATCCTTCTTATTATCCTCGTTTTGGATTTAAGCCTGGTCGTAGGCATCAGTTCGAATTGAAGCAATTTAACATGCCTGATGACGTTTTCATGGTAAAAGAATTGCGAGAAGGGGAGGAATTGAAAGTAGGTGGGGAGTTACTCTATCCAGAAGCCTTCTTTAAATAA